In Nothobranchius furzeri strain GRZ-AD chromosome 18, NfurGRZ-RIMD1, whole genome shotgun sequence, a single genomic region encodes these proteins:
- the LOC139063907 gene encoding zyxin-like codes for MMWKSLLLPVRSVPDPSPPISPPPGTSSPCQYPGATPGTDSGTLPPTSSSEWPPPNSTHASFGPGPWAPVHQHTLHQWSDGWWRCPNVELHECCWC; via the exons ATGATGTGGAAGAGTTTGTTGCTACCTGTGAGATCTGTGCCCGATCCAAGTCCTCCAATCAGCCCGCCACCAGGGACCAGCAGCCCTTGCCAGTATCCAGGCGCCACTCCAGGGACCGATTCTGGTACTTTACCGCCCACTTCCAGCTCTGAGTGGCCTCCACCAAACTCAACCCACGCTTCATTTGGCCCAG GCCCGTGGGCCCCGGTGCACCAACACACCCTACACCAGTGGAGTGATGGGTGGTGGCGGTGTCCTAATGTggagctgcatgagtgctgctggtgttag